One part of the Flavobacterium johnsoniae UW101 genome encodes these proteins:
- a CDS encoding LytR/AlgR family response regulator transcription factor has translation MKKINCIILDDEPFAVKLLADYASKVPRLNVLYADSDVFKAIEILNNESVDLVFIDIQMPQLTGLELMQMFNQKHNFIITSAYPEYALDVFQFHVIDYLLKPIVFNRFYQSVEKFIRWQETFQNLDSEDYLFVKADRKHHKIATDHILYIEGLKDYIRIHTKDEKIMVLENMKDILEKLPLNQFVRIHRSFIIPKNKIKVIEGNQIKMTNGEFLPIGETYRKLISDWLS, from the coding sequence ATGAAAAAAATAAATTGTATCATATTAGACGACGAACCTTTTGCAGTAAAATTACTGGCAGATTATGCCTCAAAAGTGCCAAGGCTGAATGTTTTATATGCCGATTCTGATGTTTTTAAGGCCATTGAAATACTAAACAACGAATCTGTCGACTTGGTTTTTATCGATATCCAAATGCCGCAGTTAACCGGTTTAGAATTAATGCAGATGTTCAATCAAAAGCACAATTTCATTATTACTTCGGCGTATCCGGAATATGCTTTAGATGTTTTTCAGTTCCATGTTATTGATTATCTGCTGAAACCTATTGTTTTTAATCGATTTTATCAAAGTGTTGAGAAATTTATACGCTGGCAGGAAACCTTTCAAAATCTGGATTCAGAAGATTATTTATTTGTAAAAGCCGATAGAAAACACCATAAAATAGCGACAGATCATATTTTGTATATCGAAGGCTTAAAAGATTATATCCGAATTCATACTAAAGATGAAAAAATTATGGTTTTGGAGAATATGAAAGACATTTTAGAGAAACTGCCGTTAAATCAATTTGTGCGCATTCATCGTTCGTTTATTATTCCCAAAAACAAAATCAAGGTCATCGAAGGCAACCAGATTAAGATGACAAACGGGGAATTTCTGCCAATAGGCGAAACTTATAGAAAACTAATAAGTGACTGGTTAAGTTAA